Below is a genomic region from Brassica oleracea var. oleracea cultivar TO1000 chromosome C9, BOL, whole genome shotgun sequence.
CTAAAGCCACCCCCTACTATAAACTTCCGCTCTTCACCCCTCGGATTCTCACTGCAGCCCAATAGTCCCTCAGATCTCAACTCGCACTCTCTCTAGCGTTTGCTAAGTTACAACAGTTTTACCCATCACCATGAGTCAATCATCACTTTTGATCCGCAGCGGAGTCTCCTCCAATAGATATCGTAAGGCCCCTCAATTGGAAGATGATATCATACGCATACCGGAGTGTGATCTCAATGACGTCAAGGAGCGTTTCCGCCTCACGCTCATTGGACGTGTTTTCCACATCCGTGGAAGAAGCAGCGATGCCCTGATCAACCTTCTCCCTCGCCCCCGAATCTGGAGTGTAGAGGGAAGAGTCCGTGGACTGAACTTCGGGAATGGCCGCTTCCAATTCGATTTTGACAAAGAAGAGGACTTGCAGATGGTCCTAAATAAGCGCCCCTGTCATTTCAACCAGTGGAGTTTCGCGCTGGAACGTTAGGAACCTTTCACTAGCGAGACTTTTCCGAACACGATCCCGTTTTGGATAAATGTGACAGGAGTCCCAGTTCATTTCTGGAATGAAAAAACTTTCACGGAGATTGCTAACGCACTTGGACAAAAGCTCTCAGTCGATGAAAAAAAATCGCGAATCCAAGTCTCCATCGACGCGGACAAACCCCTACAATTTGAACAAAGAATAGGATTCCCAAGTGGAGACATCGGGAAAGTAACGCTAACGTATGATGGTCTCCACCGTTAATGCTTCACCTGCAACCTCATCTCTCATGACGAAAATACCTGCCCCCTGTTGGTACCAGAGGAAAGGGAGCTCAAGAGGAAGCTGCGACTGGAAAATCTGGAGAACAAT
It encodes:
- the LOC106314259 gene encoding uncharacterized protein LOC106314259, which gives rise to MSQSSLLIRSGVSSNRYRKAPQLEDDIIRIPECDLNDVKERFRLTLIGRVFHIRGRSSDALINLLPRPRIWSVEGRVRGLNFGNGRFQFDFDKEEDLQMVLNKRPCHFNQWSFALER